The following proteins are co-located in the Desulfurococcus amylolyticus Z-533 genome:
- a CDS encoding ABC transporter ATP-binding protein, translated as MSLEVQGLSVAVDDRIVLRDISLTIPQGELHIIMGPNGSGKSTLLASLMGLPYLKIISGRIYFDGRDITKLPPYERAKLGITLAHQNPPEVKGVKLREIARFMLEKYRCDDSAMFSKLLKIDPLLDRDLFLGFSGGEKKRAELFLSLLQSPRLAMLDEPDSGVDVESAEIIAHAIELLIHKKSSVILVTHTGLITNKLNRIDGVHLLIDGSIAYSGSPDEVLPVVFKFGYRRGVEILKGGKNG; from the coding sequence ATGAGCCTGGAGGTACAGGGGCTTTCAGTGGCTGTAGACGATAGGATAGTACTTAGAGACATCTCATTAACAATTCCGCAGGGTGAGCTGCATATCATAATGGGCCCTAATGGCAGTGGGAAATCAACTCTCCTGGCATCATTAATGGGGCTACCCTACTTGAAAATTATTTCCGGCAGGATATACTTTGATGGAAGAGATATCACCAAGCTACCCCCGTATGAGAGGGCCAAGCTAGGTATCACTTTAGCACATCAGAACCCTCCAGAGGTCAAGGGAGTTAAGTTAAGGGAGATAGCGAGGTTCATGCTCGAGAAATATAGATGCGATGACTCAGCCATGTTTTCAAAGCTACTTAAAATAGATCCTTTACTGGATAGAGATCTCTTCCTTGGGTTCAGTGGAGGCGAGAAGAAGAGGGCTGAACTCTTTCTTTCACTACTGCAGTCGCCTAGGCTAGCTATGCTGGACGAACCCGACAGCGGTGTTGATGTGGAGAGTGCTGAGATCATTGCCCATGCAATAGAATTATTGATCCATAAGAAGAGCTCAGTTATACTTGTAACCCATACGGGCTTGATAACCAATAAGCTGAACAGAATAGATGGGGTCCATTTATTAATAGACGGTAGTATAGCCTACAGTGGCTCACCAGATGAAGTGCTCCCTGTAGTCTTCAAGTTTGGGTATAGGCGTGGAGTAGAAATTCTGAAGGGCGGTAAGAATGGTTAA